DNA sequence from the Calonectris borealis chromosome 23, bCalBor7.hap1.2, whole genome shotgun sequence genome:
GGTTCGTCCCCTTCCTTGCGGAAAAGCCGCCTTCCGCGGGCGGCTGCAAATGGGAGGAAAAAGCTCATTTATGGGCAGTCCCAGCACCTTCCAGACCCCATTCCCGGTGCTTCCCGGGGCAGAGCATCCCGCAGGGCAGGGGGGCAGAGAGAGGCAGGGATTTATAGGCAGGTCTTGCCTCTCCCGGCCTTTTTAGCCCCATTGCAAGATGTTTCCCCCCAGGAGGGGTACTGGGGGGATATTTAAGCAACACCAAGTGGTGGTTCCTTAACTTGAAAGCCGGTTGCTGTCTGTCCCCAGCTGGGCGGCTGGAACATCACGGGTCCCTGGGCAGGGGACAACTTCAACGCGACGCTGCGGGAGGTGACGGCACATTACCGCACCTCGCCCTTCTTCTCCGTCTATGTCAGCGCCGACTCCAAAAACTCCAACAGCAACATCATCCAGGTGGATCAGTCGGGGTTAGGCCTGCCGTCGCGGGATTACTACCTGAACAAGACGGAGAATGAGAAGGTAAGGTCGTCGGGGGAAATCTGGCTTTGCCAGGGAGGTGCCGTGGGTGGGTGGCACCCACCATGCTgatcctccccatcccaccacgtaGGTGCTCGCTGGGTACCTGAACTACATGGTGCAGCTGGGGATGTTCCTGGGAGGCACCGACGAGGAGTCGACACGGCAGCAGATGCAGCAGATCTTGGACTTCGAGACGGCGTTGGCCAACATCACCATCCCACAGGAGAAACACCGGGATGAGGAGGTCATCTACCATAAAATGACGGCTGGAGACCTGAAGGTATGGTTGGGGTTGGTGAGTCTCCCTGCTTTGCCGTGGTTTGGGAAGCGGGGTGGACGGGTGGAGGTGACGTAGCTCCTCTGAGGAAGCCCAACACCGCCCGAGAAGCTCTTGTGCAATAACTTGACCCGTGTCCTCCTTGGGGAAATCCCACCCTGAcctgctcctcccagcctctgGACCACCCCTGGGGCTGGCGACTGTCCCACCACGGCACTAACGCCCTCCCGGCGCTGCTGCCCGCGGTCCGGCTGCAGACGTCAGCCCGGTcacctccccgtgtccccagagGGGCCCTAATGGGTTGTGTCGACATTTTTGACACCCGccccactttcttttcctttgcggGAGGAAATTGTTTACTCCCCTCCGACCTTTGGAGGATGCTGCTGTTATGGGAACCAGTCTCTGCAAAATCAGCTGAATCCTTCAAACGGGGGCTGATGCAGCAGCTTCCAGCTCGGGAAACGACTGCCACCCTCACTCCGATGGTTTTTTGGGTTCAAGCAGTGGCATGGCTTTTGTAGGAGCTGGCGCCGGCCGTGGACTGGATGCCCTTCCTCGCCACGGTCTTCTACCCCGTGGAGCTCAACGAGTCGGAGCCCGTGGTGGTCTATGCCAAGGAGTACCTGGAGCAGGTCTCTGACCTCATCCTGGCCACGGATAAATGGTGAGAGCCCCCAGCCTGCGCAgaggggtgcccagggtgggcaGGCACGTCCCGCTGCCCGCTCACCGCCTCTCGCCGCAGTCTCCTCAACAATTACATGATCTGGAACCTGGTGCGGAAAACCAGCCCCTTCCTCGACCAGCGCTTCCAGGATGCCGAGGAAAAATTCATGGAAGTGATGTACGGGACGAAGAAGGTGAGGGGGGACCCCCCAACGACCCCAAATTGCCATTAAAATGGTGACAGCTTTTAAAGCAAAGTCCCCATCACCTTGCATCTAAAAAATAGAtgtggggcaggttttggggtcaCAGCTCTGGCACCGGGGGACGGATGCGGACCTCATCTCCCGGCAGGGCaacggggtggggaggtggggggctttGGCCATGCCACTGCTGACGACCACCTCTTCTCCCATGCAGACCTGCCTCCCGCGCTGGAAATTTTGCATCAGCGACACGGACAACAACCTGGGCTTTGCCCTGGGGGCCATGTTCGTCAAGGCCACCTTTGCCGAGGACAGCAAGCAGGTGGTACGTCCCCAAGCGAGCAGCATGTGAGCCACCACGATGGTGGACGGTTGGGGCAGCCAGTGTTTCTCTGCTCACCTCTTGTCCACTGGGCAACTCCATTCGCTGGGGTTTTTCACCAGTCCGCATGCTGTCTTGGCATCCTGGCTTCTTCCTTCCCACCGGTGCAAAGGGTCTTTGAACTCTGCGGGGTGGGAAGCCAGCTCTCTGGATTGACGTTGCACCCCCTTGTTTTGTCTAGGCAGAGGAAATGATTGCGGAGATCAAAACAGCCTTCGAGGAAAGCTTGGAGACCCTGCAGTGGATGGACGAAGAGACGAGGAAATCGGCCAAAGAGAAGGTGAGGCGCTGACAGCAGTGCCAGGGAGGAGAGGGTGATGGTTGGAGGGTGGTGGAGCTGGGTGAGCCCGTCCTTCCATCCCTGGCACCAAAACCACTTTGGTCCTTGTCACCTCCCCCAGGCAGATGCCATCTACAACATGATCGGCTACCCCAAGTTCATCATGGATCCCAAGGAGCTGGATAAAGTCTTTAATGATGTGAGTTGGTCAGATATGTCCCCTGGGTCTTCTATTCCCCTCTCCACTAGCATGTGCAGGACCATCACCATGGCCTCGAGGCAGCCTTGAACCCCACGTTTCCTCCAGAAGGGTCTCACTGATGTCCTTGGCCCTTTTCTGGGActtcccagggagctgcaggccaGTCCTGGGGTGGCTGGGGCTCTCGGGATCCCTGCCCAGGAAGAGGAGGCGCCGGTTTCCGTAACGGTGATTCATTGCCCTCCCGAGACTCTGCAGATGttggagaggaggagaaacaaGAGCGGCTGTAACTCAGCTGGCTCTGGAGGCTCAAACATGACCATGGAGGGAGGAGCGGGGCCAAGCGATCACCACGCGCCACTTACGCCTCGCTCTTTTGCAGTATGAGGCCGTGTCCGACCTCTACTTCGAGAACGTCATGCAGTTTTATAACTTCTCGGCCAGGGTCACCGCTGACCAACTCCGGAAACCGCCGAACCGGGACCAGTAAGTCCTCTGCTCCGCTTCCCCGTTGCGCTCAGCGGGGAATGTCACAATATCTGGAGCGCTGGGATTTGGTGTCCACCAGACCACGCTGGGTTTGGGGAGTTAAATATGTGCTGACGGCTTTGCATTGTGATAAGCGGATGGTGTCGGAGCAAACATCAGCGATGGGTTTGTGCTGCCACGTTGGCCGTATCCGTGTCCCCGCAGGTGGAGCATGACGCCTCCGACAGTCAACGCGTACTACTCTCCCACCAAGAACGAGATTGTCTTCCCCGCTGGCATCCTCCAGGCCCCTTTTTACACTCGTGCATCTCCCAAGTAAGAGCCTAGGGAAAACGGGGAGGGCAGGATTCCCAAATTTCCTCCCATCCCAAAATTTGAGGCTACATTTCATGGCTGCGGGGAGCAGCAGCTGCTCTCTAAATCTCAGCATCACCCTCCTGCAGGTCGCTGAATTTTGGTGGGATTGGTGTGGTGGTGGGCCATGAGTTGACACATGCCTTCGATGACCAAGGTATGGCCAGGGACCAGGCAGGTGGGCGGCCGGTGGGGTGGTCGTTGAGGTGACGAAGGACCCGCTGTGTTTTTGGCAGGCCGGGAATATGACAAGGATGGCAACCTGCGTCCCTGGTGGAAGAACTCCTCAGTGGAGGCCTTCAAGCATCAGACAGCGTGCATGGTGGAGCAGTATGGCAACTACACCATCAATGGCGAGGCCGTCAACGGCAAACACACCCTCGGGGAGAACATCGCTGACAACGGGGGCCTCAAGGCCGCCTACCGGGTagggccgcagggctggggacatgCGACGGGTGGCACGGCATGGTGGGATCAGTGCTGTCCTCTGAGCCTGCTGTGGTCCCCGTCTCCAGGCATATCAAAACTGGCTGAAAAAGAATGGGGATGAGGAAACCCTCCCGACCCTTGGCCTCACCAACCACCAGCTCTTCTTTGTTGGCTTTGCCCAGGTAGGTCACTTGGTGGTGGGTAGTGAGGATGGACGCACAGGTTTTTGCGGGGTGGAGGCATGCCCAGATGGTGTTGGGAGGGTGTGATGGCAAAACTGAGGTCTCCAGAGACGCTACGTGGTGGATGGAGAATCAGATTGGGGTGGCGCTGgttaaaaaggaagacaaagcCGGAGCTCGAGCTGTGTTGGTGCCCGTCATGCAAGCGGGGAGGTCCCATTTGGCACTGAGTGGGGCCCTATGGTTGCAGACACGGGCACTTGCACCTCTTGCCCTCTGCTTGCAGGTGTGGTGTTCAGTTCGCACGCCGGAGAGCTCGCACGAGGGACTCATCACCGACCCCCACAGCCCTTCACGTTTCCGTGTCATCGGCACCGTCTCCAACTCCCGGGAGTTTGCGGAGCATTTCAGCTGCCCCCTTGGCTCCCCCATGAATCCCCCCAAGAAGTGCGAAGTCTGGTGATGGGCGAGCGCCTGAGGGAACCAGCTGCCGGTTGCTTCGTCCTCTGCCGACGGCTGAATTTCCCCGGTCCTTTTGAGAGGCTCAAACCACTTCTCCATGCAATGAACTGCCCAGCTCTCAGCCGGAGCGGCGCTCCGCGTCCCCGGTATCGTCCGAGGTTCGATCCACTGTGAAAACTCCTCATCCCCTCGCTCGTTTGTAAAATGACTTCGGTTTGGGGGTCTTTTCTTTCCCACCATGACCGGGCCACATGTCGAGGCACGTGCGTCCGTGGGCACTACCCCGTATTTACACACGCAGCGCTCCAGCCTGACCCACTGCCCCGGCAAAAGCTTCTTCGGAGGCGATAAAGGGAAAGCTGTGGCGCCGGCAGATTTGGCTGCATGTCTAAATACACCCGACGTACCTTCCTCTCTCCAAAGATGCGCACATgaggatggaaaatattttaagatatatttttttgggggggaaatatatatatatttttcatgcaTTGTGGAATACACTGGAAAATTTCagggaaaatgcatttaaaagcctttttttttagtCAAAGATTAGtatatttattaacttttttttttactcagtgCAGCTGTAGGTGCAGCACCCTGTGGTGACAGTCCCTCGGCTGGGGAAGCTGGATTGGGCTGCCCGGGCTGCAGATGCAACTAGCCGGCCCCGGATCCTAGGTTTCTCTGGGAGGGACCGTCCTCGGAGAATGCTGATGGGGAAATTGGGGACAGCaggcctggggacagggctggaggaTGCTGCAGGTCGCAGAAAGGCTCTGCCGGGATGCTGCGACTCCTGGGATTAGCTTTAATTTCGGAGTGCAAAGGGAAAAGTTGACGTGCCAAAGATGTAACCAAGGTGGTGACGGTATGGATGAAGCACCCGGtactccctcctgtcccctctgAAGCGAGGTCAGCTGTGATTTCCCAGCCCAAAAGCTTCCCCAGACAAGCGGAGGtcgttcctgctgctgcttcgcTTGCTGCCGTGTCCAGCCTCTACACCCGGGAAACTGCAAGCCCCAAAATCACGGCATAGCCCCAAACCTCCACGCCTCTGCGGCTGGTTTGGCACCGGTGTGAGATCTGGCCGGGATGGGGGCAAGGGGCTTTCttaaagtttttggttttttttttaatattccttctgcggttttgagaggaaaccactGACGGTAGCTCAGGTGCTGCGTGTTGTCTCGTGGGGCACCTTCTTGCTCTAGACAGAAAGCGAAGACGTAGAgggatttttaatatttatatgtaaaaggagggatggagggggggatttttttgtaaCTATTTTTTCACCCTACACGTGGGGCTTATCGTaattgaaataaatactttttactgGGTCTAGAGCTGCTCGTGACTTGTTTGTTTCTGATAGCAGGAGAGCCTTGCATCCctttatctgcatttttctccCCGTCCACACCGATGAGACCATCCTGTGCTGACAAAACTGAGCCGAGGAGGCTTTTCCCAGCCTGCGCTTGGCGTCTGCCCACCTCTCTCGGAGGCTAAAGCCAGGCTTTTGTGCCCAAAAACCTCTCTCTCGCTGCGGGTGGTTGTTTGCTT
Encoded proteins:
- the ECE1 gene encoding endothelin-converting enzyme 1 isoform X2 produces the protein MSTYKRATLDDEDPLDSIGEGDGYPNGFQVNFRGSRSSPGCWAERTRAEKQLVVLVGVLAAVLAACLLGLIFQYRARPPAVCLSEACISVTSSILSSLDQAVNPCEDFFGYACGGWIKANPLPDGHSRWGTFNNLWEHNQAIMKHLLENTTANVSSEAERKAQRYYQACMNESKIEELRAAPLVELIQKLGGWNITGPWAGDNFNATLREVTAHYRTSPFFSVYVSADSKNSNSNIIQVDQSGLGLPSRDYYLNKTENEKVLAGYLNYMVQLGMFLGGTDEESTRQQMQQILDFETALANITIPQEKHRDEEVIYHKMTAGDLKELAPAVDWMPFLATVFYPVELNESEPVVVYAKEYLEQVSDLILATDKCLLNNYMIWNLVRKTSPFLDQRFQDAEEKFMEVMYGTKKTCLPRWKFCISDTDNNLGFALGAMFVKATFAEDSKQVAEEMIAEIKTAFEESLETLQWMDEETRKSAKEKADAIYNMIGYPKFIMDPKELDKVFNDYEAVSDLYFENVMQFYNFSARVTADQLRKPPNRDQWSMTPPTVNAYYSPTKNEIVFPAGILQAPFYTRASPKSLNFGGIGVVVGHELTHAFDDQGREYDKDGNLRPWWKNSSVEAFKHQTACMVEQYGNYTINGEAVNGKHTLGENIADNGGLKAAYRAYQNWLKKNGDEETLPTLGLTNHQLFFVGFAQVWCSVRTPESSHEGLITDPHSPSRFRVIGTVSNSREFAEHFSCPLGSPMNPPKKCEVW
- the ECE1 gene encoding endothelin-converting enzyme 1 isoform X1 — encoded protein: MMSTYKRATLDDEDPLDSIGEGDGYPNGFQVNFRGSRSSPGCWAERTRAEKQLVVLVGVLAAVLAACLLGLIFQYRARPPAVCLSEACISVTSSILSSLDQAVNPCEDFFGYACGGWIKANPLPDGHSRWGTFNNLWEHNQAIMKHLLENTTANVSSEAERKAQRYYQACMNESKIEELRAAPLVELIQKLGGWNITGPWAGDNFNATLREVTAHYRTSPFFSVYVSADSKNSNSNIIQVDQSGLGLPSRDYYLNKTENEKVLAGYLNYMVQLGMFLGGTDEESTRQQMQQILDFETALANITIPQEKHRDEEVIYHKMTAGDLKELAPAVDWMPFLATVFYPVELNESEPVVVYAKEYLEQVSDLILATDKCLLNNYMIWNLVRKTSPFLDQRFQDAEEKFMEVMYGTKKTCLPRWKFCISDTDNNLGFALGAMFVKATFAEDSKQVAEEMIAEIKTAFEESLETLQWMDEETRKSAKEKADAIYNMIGYPKFIMDPKELDKVFNDYEAVSDLYFENVMQFYNFSARVTADQLRKPPNRDQWSMTPPTVNAYYSPTKNEIVFPAGILQAPFYTRASPKSLNFGGIGVVVGHELTHAFDDQGREYDKDGNLRPWWKNSSVEAFKHQTACMVEQYGNYTINGEAVNGKHTLGENIADNGGLKAAYRAYQNWLKKNGDEETLPTLGLTNHQLFFVGFAQVWCSVRTPESSHEGLITDPHSPSRFRVIGTVSNSREFAEHFSCPLGSPMNPPKKCEVW